A single genomic interval of Osmerus eperlanus chromosome 14, fOsmEpe2.1, whole genome shotgun sequence harbors:
- the kdm4c gene encoding lysine-specific demethylase 4C isoform X7, whose translation MAGAEVYTPANPTCKIMTFRPTMEEFRDFNQYLVYMESQGAHRAGLAKVIPPKGWKPRRSYDDIDDLMIHAPIQQMVAGQSGLFTQYNIQKKALSVQEFRRLANSDKYCTPRYLNYEDLERKYWRNLTFVSPIYGADVSGSLYDEDIEEWNIGHLNSILDVIEEDCGVSIQGVNTPYLYFGMWKTSFSWHTEDMDLYSINYLHFGEPKSWYAIPPEHGKRLERLATGFFPNSFKGCEAFLRHKMTLISPSVLKKYGIPFDKITQEAGEFMITFPYGYHAGFNHGFNCAESTNFASVRWIDYGKVATQCTCSKDMVKISMDPFVKRFQPDRYPIWKLGKDSATLDHTRPTPGSTPELQSWLQRRHRVKAPDKSSNLPHSRTRSKRLRTTEEPLALEGPSVLSSRKRGLPGPLGPKVRRALAQTGSSAREEEEEEEEEEEEEDEAEEESSCLNQNQNSLQFPGKRLTGGDRRSMQTDVHRQGEQDGERPPDFSLR comes from the exons ATGGCGGGAGCAGAGGTGTATACCCCTGCAAACCCCACCTGCAAGATAATGACTTTCCGGCCCACCATGGAGGAGTTCAGGGACTTCAACCAGTACCTGGTGTACATGGAGTCCCAAGGAGCACACCGCGCTGGCCTGGCCAAG GTGATCCCTCCAAAGGGCTGGAAGCCGCGGCGTAGCTACGACGACATTGACGACCTGATGATCCACGCCCCCATCCAGCAGATGGTGGCGGGCCAGTCGGGCCTCTTCACCCAGTACAACATTCAGAAGAAAGCGCTGAGCGTGCAGGAGTTCAGGCGACTCGCTAACAGTGACAA ATACTGCACCCCTCGCTACTTGAACTATGAGGACCTGGAGAGGAAGTACTGGAGGAACCTGACCTTTGTGTCGCCCATATATGGAGCTGACGTCAGCGGCAGTCTCTACGATGAG gacaTTGAGGAGTGGAACATCGGCCACCTCAACTCCATCCTGGATGTGATCGAGGAAGACTGTGGCGTTTCCATCCAAGGGGTCAACACGCCCTACCTGTACTTCGGCATGTGGAAGACCTCCTTCTCGTGGCACACGGAGGACATGGACCTCTACAGCATCAACTACCTGCACTTTGGCGAGCCCAAGTCTTG GTATGCCATCCCCCCTGAGCATGGGAAGCGACTGGAACGTCTTGCCACAG GGTTCTTCCCCAACAGCTTCAAGGGCTGCGAGGCCTTCCTCCGTCACAAGAtgaccctcatctctccctctgtcctgaaGAAGTACGGCATCCCCTTTGACAAG atcacCCAGGAGGCGGGGGAGTTCATGATCACCTTCCCTTACGGCTACCACGCTGGCTTCAACCACGGCTTCAACTGCGCCGAGTCCACTAACTTTGCCAGCGTCCGCTGGATCGACTACGGCAAGGTGGCCACGCAG TGCACCTGCAGTAAAGACATGGTGAAGATCTCCATGGACCCCTTTGTCAAACGCTTCCAGCCCGACCGCTACCCCATCTGGAAGCTGGGCAAAGACTCCGCCACCCTCGACCACACCCGCCCCACGCCGGGCTCCACCCCTGAGCTGCAGAGCTGGCTGCAGAGGCGCCACAGGGTCAAAGCGCCCGACAAGAG TAGCAACCTCCCTCACTCCCGTACGCGCTCCAAGCGCCTGCGGACCACAGAGGAGCCCCTAGCCCTGGAGGGTCCCTCGGTCCTCTCCAGCCGCAAGAGGGGCTTGCCGGGCCCCCTGGGGCCCAAAGTCCGGAGAGCCCTGGCCCAGACAGGCAGCAGTGccagggaggaagaagaagaggaggaggaggaggaagaagaggaggatgaggcggaggaggagagctccTGTCTTAACCAGAATCAGAACTCTCTCCAGTTCCCTGGTAAGAGACTGACTGGCGGAGACAGAAG GTCCATGCAGACAGATGTGCATCGTCAAGGTGAACAGGATGGAGAGCGACCTCCTGACTTTTCCCTACGCTGA
- the kdm4c gene encoding lysine-specific demethylase 4C isoform X6 → MAGAEVYTPANPTCKIMTFRPTMEEFRDFNQYLVYMESQGAHRAGLAKVIPPKGWKPRRSYDDIDDLMIHAPIQQMVAGQSGLFTQYNIQKKALSVQEFRRLANSDKYCTPRYLNYEDLERKYWRNLTFVSPIYGADVSGSLYDEDIEEWNIGHLNSILDVIEEDCGVSIQGVNTPYLYFGMWKTSFSWHTEDMDLYSINYLHFGEPKSWYAIPPEHGKRLERLATGFFPNSFKGCEAFLRHKMTLISPSVLKKYGIPFDKITQEAGEFMITFPYGYHAGFNHGFNCAESTNFASVRWIDYGKVATQCTCSKDMVKISMDPFVKRFQPDRYPIWKLGKDSATLDHTRPTPGSTPELQSWLQRRHRVKAPDKSSNLPHSRTRSKRLRTTEEPLALEGPSVLSSRKRGLPGPLGPKVRRALAQTGSSAREEEEEEEEEEEEEDEAEEESSCLNQNQNSLQFPGKRLTGGDRSRSMQTDVHRQGEQDGERPPDFSLR, encoded by the exons ATGGCGGGAGCAGAGGTGTATACCCCTGCAAACCCCACCTGCAAGATAATGACTTTCCGGCCCACCATGGAGGAGTTCAGGGACTTCAACCAGTACCTGGTGTACATGGAGTCCCAAGGAGCACACCGCGCTGGCCTGGCCAAG GTGATCCCTCCAAAGGGCTGGAAGCCGCGGCGTAGCTACGACGACATTGACGACCTGATGATCCACGCCCCCATCCAGCAGATGGTGGCGGGCCAGTCGGGCCTCTTCACCCAGTACAACATTCAGAAGAAAGCGCTGAGCGTGCAGGAGTTCAGGCGACTCGCTAACAGTGACAA ATACTGCACCCCTCGCTACTTGAACTATGAGGACCTGGAGAGGAAGTACTGGAGGAACCTGACCTTTGTGTCGCCCATATATGGAGCTGACGTCAGCGGCAGTCTCTACGATGAG gacaTTGAGGAGTGGAACATCGGCCACCTCAACTCCATCCTGGATGTGATCGAGGAAGACTGTGGCGTTTCCATCCAAGGGGTCAACACGCCCTACCTGTACTTCGGCATGTGGAAGACCTCCTTCTCGTGGCACACGGAGGACATGGACCTCTACAGCATCAACTACCTGCACTTTGGCGAGCCCAAGTCTTG GTATGCCATCCCCCCTGAGCATGGGAAGCGACTGGAACGTCTTGCCACAG GGTTCTTCCCCAACAGCTTCAAGGGCTGCGAGGCCTTCCTCCGTCACAAGAtgaccctcatctctccctctgtcctgaaGAAGTACGGCATCCCCTTTGACAAG atcacCCAGGAGGCGGGGGAGTTCATGATCACCTTCCCTTACGGCTACCACGCTGGCTTCAACCACGGCTTCAACTGCGCCGAGTCCACTAACTTTGCCAGCGTCCGCTGGATCGACTACGGCAAGGTGGCCACGCAG TGCACCTGCAGTAAAGACATGGTGAAGATCTCCATGGACCCCTTTGTCAAACGCTTCCAGCCCGACCGCTACCCCATCTGGAAGCTGGGCAAAGACTCCGCCACCCTCGACCACACCCGCCCCACGCCGGGCTCCACCCCTGAGCTGCAGAGCTGGCTGCAGAGGCGCCACAGGGTCAAAGCGCCCGACAAGAG TAGCAACCTCCCTCACTCCCGTACGCGCTCCAAGCGCCTGCGGACCACAGAGGAGCCCCTAGCCCTGGAGGGTCCCTCGGTCCTCTCCAGCCGCAAGAGGGGCTTGCCGGGCCCCCTGGGGCCCAAAGTCCGGAGAGCCCTGGCCCAGACAGGCAGCAGTGccagggaggaagaagaagaggaggaggaggaggaagaagaggaggatgaggcggaggaggagagctccTGTCTTAACCAGAATCAGAACTCTCTCCAGTTCCCTGGTAAGAGACTGACTGGCGGAGACAGAAG CAGGTCCATGCAGACAGATGTGCATCGTCAAGGTGAACAGGATGGAGAGCGACCTCCTGACTTTTCCCTACGCTGA
- the ecpas gene encoding proteasome adapter and scaffold protein ECM29, whose protein sequence is MAAQDELNQLERVFLRLGHAETDEQLQDIISKFLPPVLLKLSSVQEGVRKKVMELLVHLNKRIKSRPKIQLPVETLLVQYQDPAAASFVTNFTIIYIKMGYPRLEVGKQCELAPTLLTAMEGKPQPQQDSLMHLLIPTLYHMKYPADHSKNTSPFILIEKPKTVQLLLEFMLDVLLMPYGFVLNEPPTRPAPSSPQGSAGAAAVAGQGLPQPPPGMSVYAAKRVIGEAQWSAEQLEQCKLGIVKFIEAEQVPEVETVVHLVVASSDTRHSVATAADLELKSKQSIINWDNPLIINKMYKVYLGDIPLKTKGASLKRELKHEPVSTRVKLKILPHLLRSRLAAECFPANIQVVYDGLFGVNTNNKLLSLTLQFVHHICMVCPDTNKPLGLMLLNGLTKLINEYKEDPKLLCVAYSAVGKLSHRMPQLFTKDIALVQQFFESMCKEESDVRLAIQEALSMMVGAYTNLQGALLNLMEALVAAYMGKPEVQVRQVAMKFACTVFPPDHVLSRYLLLLAAGDPREEVCGEAQKVLRAFPTKGSEKEGSKPMPSFPDMVSYVQEKASQRMRTPAKYIIGTNTLPFNPSAFGEIVLYLRMCLAYSAGATPVSKSLADMQDDAPAIGCYINTLLTSDPQSSSSGSKGSDANPVHIYMDLLQQLLSAIGGVPVMYCLLEVVSVCPQKLAPKFIDKIDWIKSLMNTNKEDMRELAAQLYAVVVSTMSGNELKTAVQNLIKITKDNHSPETQHGAIMALGYMVGRYMSKRKTFTSGDSAHSRELRMNANPEEDEELVAMATKTIGSFLDSGTALLPVAACTALGEIGRNGTLLIPGDGEGFTKLSMVDNLLARIPSGKETTKMKERAIQTLGYLPVGDRDFPHQKKLLQGLMDSVEAKQVELQFTVGEAITSAAIGTCSGAARDPWTCTEEQYSPPDNVKSNDVVPWVLKAILSKYIPSQNPHVRQAACIWLLSLVKKLSQHKEIKCHLKEIQAAFISILSDPDDLSQDVASKGLGLVYEMGGEGDQQELVSTLVETLMTGKRVKHAVSGDTEVFQGEALGKAPDGQGLSTYKELCSLASDLNQPDLVYKFMNLANHHAMWNSRKGAAFGFNIIATKAGEQLTPYLPQLIPRLYRYQFDPNMGIRQAMTSIWDALVTDKTMVDKYLKEILQDVISNLTSNTWRVRESSCLALNDLIRGRQADDLIDHLSEIWETLFRVLDDIKESVRKAADLTLKTLSKVCTRMCESTGAAAQRTVAVLLPTLLDKGIVSNVAEVRALSIQTLVKVSKTAGARLKPHAPRLIPALLEALSTLEPQVLNYLSLRATEQEKSAMDAARLSAAKSSPMMETINMCLQHLDVSVLGELVPRLCDLLKSGVGLGTKGGCASVIVSLTVQCPQDLTPYSGKLMSSLLNGIHDRSSVVQKAFAFALGHLVRTAKDSSVEKLLLKLNTWYLEKEEPVYKSSCALTVHAISHYSPDVLKAHASVALPLAFLGMHQAPGSEEEKGENHDAGLWAEVWQDHVPGSFGGIRLYMTELIAITQKALQSQSWKMKAQGAAAMASIAKEQTGSLVAPHLGMVLSALLQGLAGRTWAGKEELLKAIGSVVSKCSAELQKPSPGQPSIPEVVELVMKECKKESLVYKMAALRCTGDVLQSTKQDRFSDMADILIPLIRKNCPESASSQSRADDDDHDAKERELQTEALLCAFDTLGKSWPRDPQTQGRFQWDLCCLMCEKLKLSTWRVQLGVLQSMKAFIQGLLLLEKGHQDFNALSQIVTETCSALTHPLENKAYSSVRTEALSVVELIVKRTGESEQWECVSGKSRDQLQRSLSTMQTDSRPDLRDKAQELRRHIQSQP, encoded by the exons ATGGCTGCACAAGATGAACTCA ATCAACTGGAACGAGTGTTCCTTCGCTTGGGCCATGCAGAAACAGACGAGCAGTTACAGGACATCATATCCAAGTTCTTGCCCCCTGTTCTTCTGAAATTGTCCAGCGTTCAGGAGGGTGTGAGAAAAAAA GTGATGGAGTTGCTCGTGCACTTGAACAAGAGGATAAAGAGCAGGCCTAAGATTCAACTTCCTGTGGAGACTCTGTTAGTGCAGTATCAAGATCCTGCCGCTGCATCCTTTGTTACG AATTTCACAATAATCTATATCAAGATGGGCTATCCTCGTTTGGAGGTGGGCAAACAGTGCGAGCTCGCCCCTACTCTGCTCACAGCTATGGAGGGCAAACCACAGCCACAGCAGGACAG cctgatGCACCTCCTGATCCCCACACTCTACCACATGAAGTACCCCGCTGACCACTCCAAGAAcacctctcccttcatcctgaTCGAGAAGCCGAAGACAgtgcagctgctgctggagtTCATGCTTGACGTCCTACTCATGCCTTACGG GTTTGTGTTGAACGAGCCTCCCACTCGCccagctccctcctccccccaggggaGTGCCGGGGCGGCGGCAGTAGCCGGACAGGgcctgccccagcccccaccaggCATGAGCGTCTACGCCGCCAAGAGGGTCATTGGGGAGGCCCAGTGGAGCGCCGAGCAGCTGGAGCAG TGTAAGCTGGGCATCGTTAAGTTCATCGAGGCGGAGCAGGTTCCCGAGGTGGAGACAGTGGTCCACCTGGTCGTCGCCTCAAGTGACACCCGCCACAGCGTTGCCACGGCAGCCGACCTGGAGTTGAAAAGCAAACAGAG CATCATTAACTGGGACAACCCCTTAATTATCAACAAGATGTACAAGGTTTACCTTGGGGACATCCCTCTCAAAACCAAG gGAGCCAGCTTGAAGAGAGAGCTGAAACATGAGCCGGTCAGCACTAGAGTTAAGCTGAAGATTCTACCACACCTTCTACGCTCGCGATTAGCTGCGGAGTGCTTCCCAGCTAACATCCAG GTTGTATATGACGGCCTGTTCGGAGTCAACACCAACAACAAACTGTTGTCCCTCACCCTTCAGTTTGTCCACCACATCTGCATGGT GTGTCCTGATACTAACAAACCTCTTGGCCTGATGCTGCTGAACGGGCTGACCAAGCTCATCAACGAATACAAGGAG GATCCAAAGTTgctgtgtgtagcctactccGCCGTGGGGAAGCTGTCCCA CCGCATGCCCCAGCTTTTCACTAAAGACATCGCTTTGGTCCAGCAGTTCTTTGAGTCCATGTGCAAA GAGGAATCTGATGTCCGTCTGGCCATCCAGGAAGCTCTGTCTATGATGGTAGGAGCCTACACCAACCTCCAGGGGGCGCTTCTCAACCTGATGGAGGCTCTGGTGGCTGCCTACATGGGCAAG CCGGAGGTCCAGGTGCGTCAGGTGGCCATGAAGTTTGCCTGCACGGTGTTCCCCCCTGATCACGTGCTGTCCAGATACCTGCTCCTATTGGCCGCTGGAGACCC gagagaggaggtgtgtggggaggcCCAGAAGGTGCTGAGGGCTTTTCCTACCAAGGGTTCTGAGAAGGAGGGATCCAAACCCATGCCCTCCTTCCCTGATATGGTCAGCTACGTCCAGGAGAAG GCTTCCCAGCGGATGAGGACTCCAGCTAAGTACATCATTGGAACCAACACCCTGCCCTTCAACCCATCCGCATTCGGAGAG ATTGTGCTGTACCTGAGGATGTGTCTGGCATACAGCGCCGGGGCGACACCTGTCTCTAAAAGCCTGGCGGACATGCAGGATGACGCGCCCGCCATCGGTTGCTATATTAACACcctgctgacctctgacccccaatCCTCCTCCTCGGGGTCAAAGGGCAGCGATGCCAACCCTGTTCACATCTACATGGACCTCCTGCAACAGCTGCTCTCAGCGATTGGAG GAGTCCCAGTAATGTACTGCCTACTGGAGgtggtgtctgtctgccctcaaAAACTGGCTCCAAAATTCATTGACAAGATTGACTGGATTAAA AGTCTAATGAACACCAACAAGGAGGACATGAGGGAGCTAGCTGCCCAGCTGTATGCTGTGGTGGTGTCCACCATGTCAGGCAACGAGCTCAAGACCGCAGTCCAGAACCTCATCAAGATTACGAAAGACAACCAC AGCCCGGAGACCCAGCACGGTGCCATTATGGCTCTGGGCTACATGGTGGGCAGGTACATGAGCAAGAGGAAGACCTTCACCTCCGGAGACTCCGCCCACAGCCGAGAGCTGCGCATGAACGCCAAccccgaggaggacgaggagctcgttgccatggcaaccaaGACCATCG GTTCCTTCCTGGACAGCGGGACAGCTTTGCTCCCGGTGGCGGCATGCACAGCTCTGGGGGAGATCGGCCGTAATGGGACCCTCCTGATCCCGGGGGACGGCGAGGGCTTCACCAAGCTCAGCATGGTGGACAACCTGCTGGCTCGCATCCCGTCCGGCAAGGAGACCACCAAG atgaaGGAGAGGGCTATCCAGACCCTGGGCTACCTGCCGGTGGGAGACAGAGACTTCCCCCACCAGAAGAAGCTGCTGCAAGGCCTCATGGACTCTGTGGAG gctaAGCAGGTGGAGCTGCAGTTCACCGTAGGGGAGGCCATCACCAGTGCAGCTATAGGAACCTGCTCAGGAGCTGCCCGAGACCCCTGGACCTGCACCGAGGAGCAGTACAGCCCCCCCGACA ATGTGAAGAGCAACGACGTGGTCCCCTGGGTCCTAAAGGCCATCCTCTCCAAGTACATCCCCAGTCAAAACCCTCACGTCCGGCAGGCTGCCTGCATATGGCTCCTGTCGTTGGTCAAGAAGCTGAGCCAGCACAAGGAGATCAAG tGTCACCTGAAGGAGATTCAGGCGGCCTTCATCTCAATCCTCTCAGACCCTGACG ACCTGAGTCAGGACGTGGCGTCCAAGGGGCTGGGTCTCGTCTacgagatggggggagagggagaccagCAGGAGCTGGTGTCCACCCTGGTGGAGACACTCATGACGGGaaaaag GGTGAAGCACGCTGTGTCAGGTGATACTGAGGTGTTTCAGGGCGAGGCTCTGGGAAAGGCTCCTGACGG CCAAGGACTGTCCACCTACAAAGAGCTGTGCTCGTTGGCCAGCGACCTGAACCAACCAGATCTGGTCTACAAGTTCATGAACCTGGCCAATCACCACGCCATGTGGAACTCTCGCAAG GGAGCAGCGTTTGGGTTCAACATCATCGCAACCAAGGCAGGTGAGCAGCTCACTCCCTACCTGCCACAGCTGATCCCACGCCTCTACCGTTACCAGTTCGACCCCAACATGGGCATCCGCCAGGCTATGACCAGCATCTGGGACGCCCTGGTGACCGACAAGACCATG gtggacaAGTACCTGAAGGAGATTCTCCAGGACGTCATCTCTAACCTGACGAGTAACACCTGGAGGGTCCGTGAATCCAG CTGCTTGGCCCTGAACGATCTGATTCGCGGGCGGCAGGCCGATGACCTCATCGACCACCTGTCGGAGATCTGGGAGACGCTATTCAGGGTCCTGGATGACATAAAG GAATCTGTACGCAAGGCTGCTGACCTGACCCTGAAAACACTCAGCAAG gtgtgtacTCGTATGTGTGAGTCTACGGGAGCAGCAGCTCAGAGGACTGTGGCCGTGCTGCTTCCCACCCTGCTGGACAAGGGCATCGTCAGCAACGTGGCCGAGGTCCGCGCGCTCAG TATCCAGACCCTGGTGAAGGTGAGCAAGACTGCGGGGGCCAGGCTGAAGCCCCACGCCCCGCgcctcatccccgccctgctggAGGCTCTCAGCACCCTGGAGCCCCAGGTCCTCAACTACCTCAGCCTCCGAGCCACCGAGCAGGAGAAG AGTGCCATGGATGCAGCCAGACTCAGTGCTGCCAAGTCATCTCCCATGATGGAGACCATCAATATg tgtCTCCAGCACCTAGACGTGTCTGTCCTAGGGGAGCTGGTGCCTAGGCTGTGTGACCTGCTCAAGAGTGGAGTGGGACTGGGCACtaag gggggCTGTGCCAGTGTGATCGTGTCCCTCACAGTGCAGTGTCCGCAGGATCTCACCCCGTACTCAG GTAAACTGATGAGCTCCCTGCTGAACGGCATCCATGACCGAAGCAGCGTGGTGCAGAAGGCCTTCGCCTTTGCTCTGGGTCACCTCGTCAGG aCAGCAAAGGACAGCAGTGTGGAGAAACTCCTGCTGAAGCTCAACACTTGGTACCTGGAGAAAGAAG AGCCAGTGTACAAGTCGTCGTGCGCGCTCACCGTGCACGCCATCAGCCACTACAGCCCGGACGTGCTGAAGGCTCACGCCAGCGTGGCCCTTCCCCTGGCCTTCCTGGGCATGCACCAGGCGCCGGGcagcgaggaggagaagggagagaaccaCGACGCAGGCCTCTGGGCCGAGGTGTGGCAGGACCACGTCCCCG GAAGCTTTGGGGGCATCCGTCTGTACATGACTGAACTGATCGCCATTACCCAGAAGGCCCTGCAGTCCCAGTCGTGGAAGATGAAGGCGCAGGGTGCCGCAGCCATGGCGTCCATCGCCAAGGAGCAGACGGGCTCGCTGGTGGCGCCACACCTGGGCATGGTGCTCAGCGCGCTGCTGCAGGGGCTGGCCGGACGCACCTGGGCCGGCaag GAGGAGTTGTTAAAAGCCATCGGCTCTGTGGTGTCTAAGTGCAG tGCGGAGCTGCAGAAGCCTTCCCCGGGCCAGCCCAGCATCCCTgaggtggtggagctggtgATGAAGGAGTGTAAGAAGGAGAGCCTGGTCTACAAGATGGCCGCCCTGCGTTGCACTGGCGACGTGCTGCAGAGCACCAAGCAAGACCGCTTCAGCGACATGGCCGACATCCTCATTCCCCTCATCAGAAAG AACTGCCCAGAGAGCGCTTCTTCACAGTCGCGGGCCGACGATGACGACCACGACGCCAAGGAGAGGGAGCTGCAGACGGAGGCTCTGCTGTGTGCCTTCGACACGCTGGGGAAGAGCTGGCCACGGGACCCCCAAACCCAGG GGCGTTTCCAGTGGGACCTGTGCTGTCTGATGTGTGAGAAGCTCAAGCTGAGCACCTGGAGGGTCCAGCTGGGCGTCCTGCAGTCCATGAAGGCCTTCATCCAGGG GTTACTGCTCCTAGAGAAGGGCCACCAGGACTTCAACGCCCTGTCCCAGATTGTCACCGAGACCTGCTccgctctcacacacccactag AAAACAAGGCCTATTCGTCTGTGAGGACAGAGGCCTTGTCGGTCGTTGAACTCATCGTCAAAAGAACCGGAG agAGCGagcagtgggagtgtgtgtcggGGAAGAGTCGGGACCAGCTCCagcgctctctctccaccatgcagacagacagcagaccaGACCTGAGGGACAAGGCCCAGGAGCTCCGCAGACACATCCAGAGCCAgccctag